One genomic window of Bicyclus anynana chromosome 10, ilBicAnyn1.1, whole genome shotgun sequence includes the following:
- the LOC112050199 gene encoding uncharacterized protein LOC112050199 isoform X2, with amino-acid sequence MSKYICFVWCILRYFCEYYVSAINFSSFLLTWSAVNGNILCFFAISAKAREGRFRSWTRKYYSILNERFLECKICQCYLKRSSGNTKGNINRHIKLKHPYVYFNEAHSKTICRDDKGGRKPIAQVFLSTNELAKNQLEENDSASLEHEPHVSNIDRSEDEAPDDENTPVVKLSEAELKIVEELNKKAMQTQALPEVSQPSPNDVSDANEINEDEKESHSKESVTIESRDNEVQDKMFGVEEAESDNISEEVEKRRAHYSWTRKYYVRMNDKFIKCKICRRSYKTNAASTGNVRRHIRVKHNDIYLKETQLPEVARNDKSDANESTEDEKESDVVDEPIKITRRDGKIKSWTRKYYQKINDRLIMCLICQKFLRMNIHRHIKQRHPAIYLKENPTTVESTAVSKQDEDMIRNLCEKTSAGTRMSKSCIWNFFETVEHDRLYKCCFCTKTIVILPKKMHNLKRHISTCHEKEYQLILKYSNGDRDVEPSISDDRETASINQVPAVTSVEIAFLSIDGTGGRYKCSCCEEIIESTAEEAEAVLIQHVQICQLKPQDDTDAAVLESVDAPDLLD; translated from the exons atgtcaaaatatatttgttttgtttggtgtaTTTTGCgatatttttgtgaatattatGTGAGTGCAATCAATTTTAGTAGTTTCTTGTTAACTTGGAGTGCAgtgaatggaaatatattgtGCTTTTTCGCTATTTCTGCAAAGGCGCGAGAAG gacGTTTCAGAAGTTGGACACGAAAGTACTATTCCATACTAAATGAAAGATTTCTTGAATGCAAAATTTGTCAATGTTATTTGAAAAGATCATCGGGTAATACTAAAGGTAACATAAATCgccatataaaattaaaacatcctTACGTATATTTTAATGAAGCTCATTCGAAAACCATTTGTCGAGATGATAAAGGTGGGAGGAAACCTATTGCACAAGTATTCTTAAGTACTAATGAATTAGCAAAGAACCAATTAGAAGAAAATGACAGTGCATCTCTAGAACACGAACCGCATGTCTCTAACATCGACAGATCTGAAGATGAAGCACCAGATGACGAGAATACACCGGTTGTTAAACTTTCTGAAGCAGAATTAAAGATTGTTGAAGAATTGAATAAAAAGGCAATGC AAACTCAAGCATTACCAGAAGTATCACAACCATCTCCTAATGATGTATCTGACGCAAACGAAATTAATGAAGACGAAAAAGAATCCCATTCAAAAGAATCGGTTACAATTGAGTCAAGAGACAACGAGGTACAAGATAAAATGTTTGGCGTAGAAGAGGCTGAATCAGATAATATTTCAGAAGAAGTTGAAAAAA gaCGTGCACATTACAGTTGGACACGTAAATATTATGTCAGAATGAATgacaaattcataaaatgcaaaaTTTGTAGGAGATCTTACAAAACAAATGCTGCCAGTACTGGTAATGTACGTAGACATATTAGAGTCAAACATAATGATATTTACCTTAAAGAAACTCAATTACCAGAAGTAGCACGTAATGACAAATCTGACGCAAATGAAAGTACTGAAGACGAAAAAGAATCCGATGTCGTTGATGAAC cAATTAAAATTACACGTCGTGATGGAAAAATTAAAAGCTGGACACGAAAGTACTATCAAAAAATCAATGATAGATTGATAATGTGCTTAATTTGCCAAAAATTTTTGAGAATGAATATACATCGACATATTAAACAAAGACACCCTGCCATTTATCTCAAAGAAAATCCGACGACTGTGGAATCTACTGCAGTATCAAAGCAGGACGAAGATATGATAAGGAATCTTTGTGAAAAAACCTCTGCGGGAACAA GGATGAGTAAGTCCTGCATTTGGAACTTTTTTGAAACTGTCGAACATGATCGGCTGTATAAGTGctgtttttgtacaaaaacaatCGTCATACTTCCAAAAAAAATGCACAATTTAAAGAGACACATTTCGACATGCCACGAGAAGGAGTACCAGTTGATATTGAAGTACTCTAACGGAGATAGAGATGTTGAACCGTCGATTTCAGATGACAGGGAAACAGCTAGTATCAACCAAG ttCCAGCCGTAACGAGCGTCGAAATAGCATTCTTGAGTATTGATGGCACTGGCGGAAGATATAAATGTTCGTGTTGTGAAGAGATCATCGAGAGTACAGCGGAAGAAGCGGAGGCTGTGCTCATACAGCATGTTCAGATTTGCCAGTTGAAACCGCAAGATGACACTGATGCGGCTGTTCTTGAAAGCGTGGATGCTCCTGATTTATTGGACTAA
- the LOC112050199 gene encoding uncharacterized protein LOC112050199 isoform X1, which translates to MSKYICFVWCILRYFCEYYVSAINFSSFLLTWSAVNGNILCFFAISAKAREGRFRSWTRKYYSILNERFLECKICQCYLKRSSGNTKGNINRHIKLKHPYVYFNEAHSKTICRDDKGGRKPIAQVFLSTNELAKNQLEENDSASLEHEPHVSNIDRSEDEAPDDENTPVVKLSEAELKIVEELNKKAMRRKRTKKSPYYSWTRKYYIRINEKFIKCKICRKSFKTNIASTGNVRRHIRVKHKDIYLKETQALPEVSQPSHNDKSDAKEYLVILGRDKTKKRPYYSWTRKYYTRINENFIKCKICRNIFRTDIASTSNVRRHIKAKHKNIYLKETQALPEVSQPSPNDVSDANEINEDEKESHSKESVTIESRDNEVQDKMFGVEEAESDNISEEVEKRRAHYSWTRKYYVRMNDKFIKCKICRRSYKTNAASTGNVRRHIRVKHNDIYLKETQLPEVARNDKSDANESTEDEKESDVVDEPIKITRRDGKIKSWTRKYYQKINDRLIMCLICQKFLRMNIHRHIKQRHPAIYLKENPTTVESTAVSKQDEDMIRNLCEKTSAGTRMSKSCIWNFFETVEHDRLYKCCFCTKTIVILPKKMHNLKRHISTCHEKEYQLILKYSNGDRDVEPSISDDRETASINQVPAVTSVEIAFLSIDGTGGRYKCSCCEEIIESTAEEAEAVLIQHVQICQLKPQDDTDAAVLESVDAPDLLD; encoded by the exons atgtcaaaatatatttgttttgtttggtgtaTTTTGCgatatttttgtgaatattatGTGAGTGCAATCAATTTTAGTAGTTTCTTGTTAACTTGGAGTGCAgtgaatggaaatatattgtGCTTTTTCGCTATTTCTGCAAAGGCGCGAGAAG gacGTTTCAGAAGTTGGACACGAAAGTACTATTCCATACTAAATGAAAGATTTCTTGAATGCAAAATTTGTCAATGTTATTTGAAAAGATCATCGGGTAATACTAAAGGTAACATAAATCgccatataaaattaaaacatcctTACGTATATTTTAATGAAGCTCATTCGAAAACCATTTGTCGAGATGATAAAGGTGGGAGGAAACCTATTGCACAAGTATTCTTAAGTACTAATGAATTAGCAAAGAACCAATTAGAAGAAAATGACAGTGCATCTCTAGAACACGAACCGCATGTCTCTAACATCGACAGATCTGAAGATGAAGCACCAGATGACGAGAATACACCGGTTGTTAAACTTTCTGAAGCAGAATTAAAGATTGTTGAAGAATTGAATAAAAAGGCAATGC gaCGTAAAAGAACTAAAAAAAGTCCATATTACAGTTGGACACGAAAATATTATATCAGAATCAatgaaaaattcataaaatgcaaaaTTTGTAGAAAATCTTTCAAAACAAATATTGCCAGTACTGGCAATGTACGTCGACATATTAGAGTCAAACATAAGGATATTTACCTTAAAGAAACTCAAGCATTACCAGAAGTATCACAACCATCTCATAATGATAAATCTGATGCAAAAgaatatttagtaattttaggacgtgataaaactaaaaaacgTCCATATTACAGTTGGACACGAAAATATTATACCAGAatcaatgaaaattttataaaatgcaaaattTGTAGAAACATTTTCAGAACAGATATTGCCAGTACTAGTAATGTACGTCGACATATTAAAGCcaaacataagaatatttacctTAAAGAAACTCAAGCATTACCAGAAGTATCACAACCATCTCCTAATGATGTATCTGACGCAAACGAAATTAATGAAGACGAAAAAGAATCCCATTCAAAAGAATCGGTTACAATTGAGTCAAGAGACAACGAGGTACAAGATAAAATGTTTGGCGTAGAAGAGGCTGAATCAGATAATATTTCAGAAGAAGTTGAAAAAA gaCGTGCACATTACAGTTGGACACGTAAATATTATGTCAGAATGAATgacaaattcataaaatgcaaaaTTTGTAGGAGATCTTACAAAACAAATGCTGCCAGTACTGGTAATGTACGTAGACATATTAGAGTCAAACATAATGATATTTACCTTAAAGAAACTCAATTACCAGAAGTAGCACGTAATGACAAATCTGACGCAAATGAAAGTACTGAAGACGAAAAAGAATCCGATGTCGTTGATGAAC cAATTAAAATTACACGTCGTGATGGAAAAATTAAAAGCTGGACACGAAAGTACTATCAAAAAATCAATGATAGATTGATAATGTGCTTAATTTGCCAAAAATTTTTGAGAATGAATATACATCGACATATTAAACAAAGACACCCTGCCATTTATCTCAAAGAAAATCCGACGACTGTGGAATCTACTGCAGTATCAAAGCAGGACGAAGATATGATAAGGAATCTTTGTGAAAAAACCTCTGCGGGAACAA GGATGAGTAAGTCCTGCATTTGGAACTTTTTTGAAACTGTCGAACATGATCGGCTGTATAAGTGctgtttttgtacaaaaacaatCGTCATACTTCCAAAAAAAATGCACAATTTAAAGAGACACATTTCGACATGCCACGAGAAGGAGTACCAGTTGATATTGAAGTACTCTAACGGAGATAGAGATGTTGAACCGTCGATTTCAGATGACAGGGAAACAGCTAGTATCAACCAAG ttCCAGCCGTAACGAGCGTCGAAATAGCATTCTTGAGTATTGATGGCACTGGCGGAAGATATAAATGTTCGTGTTGTGAAGAGATCATCGAGAGTACAGCGGAAGAAGCGGAGGCTGTGCTCATACAGCATGTTCAGATTTGCCAGTTGAAACCGCAAGATGACACTGATGCGGCTGTTCTTGAAAGCGTGGATGCTCCTGATTTATTGGACTAA
- the LOC112050199 gene encoding uncharacterized protein LOC112050199 isoform X3: MSKYICFVWCILRYFCEYYVSAINFSSFLLTWSAVNGNILCFFAISAKAREGRFRSWTRKYYSILNERFLECKICQCYLKRSSGNTKGNINRHIKLKHPYVYFNEAHSKTICRDDKGGRKPIAQVFLSTNELAKNQLEENDSASLEHEPHVSNIDRSEDEAPDDENTPVVKLSEAELKIVEELNKKAMRRAHYSWTRKYYVRMNDKFIKCKICRRSYKTNAASTGNVRRHIRVKHNDIYLKETQLPEVARNDKSDANESTEDEKESDVVDEPIKITRRDGKIKSWTRKYYQKINDRLIMCLICQKFLRMNIHRHIKQRHPAIYLKENPTTVESTAVSKQDEDMIRNLCEKTSAGTRMSKSCIWNFFETVEHDRLYKCCFCTKTIVILPKKMHNLKRHISTCHEKEYQLILKYSNGDRDVEPSISDDRETASINQVPAVTSVEIAFLSIDGTGGRYKCSCCEEIIESTAEEAEAVLIQHVQICQLKPQDDTDAAVLESVDAPDLLD; the protein is encoded by the exons atgtcaaaatatatttgttttgtttggtgtaTTTTGCgatatttttgtgaatattatGTGAGTGCAATCAATTTTAGTAGTTTCTTGTTAACTTGGAGTGCAgtgaatggaaatatattgtGCTTTTTCGCTATTTCTGCAAAGGCGCGAGAAG gacGTTTCAGAAGTTGGACACGAAAGTACTATTCCATACTAAATGAAAGATTTCTTGAATGCAAAATTTGTCAATGTTATTTGAAAAGATCATCGGGTAATACTAAAGGTAACATAAATCgccatataaaattaaaacatcctTACGTATATTTTAATGAAGCTCATTCGAAAACCATTTGTCGAGATGATAAAGGTGGGAGGAAACCTATTGCACAAGTATTCTTAAGTACTAATGAATTAGCAAAGAACCAATTAGAAGAAAATGACAGTGCATCTCTAGAACACGAACCGCATGTCTCTAACATCGACAGATCTGAAGATGAAGCACCAGATGACGAGAATACACCGGTTGTTAAACTTTCTGAAGCAGAATTAAAGATTGTTGAAGAATTGAATAAAAAGGCAATGC gaCGTGCACATTACAGTTGGACACGTAAATATTATGTCAGAATGAATgacaaattcataaaatgcaaaaTTTGTAGGAGATCTTACAAAACAAATGCTGCCAGTACTGGTAATGTACGTAGACATATTAGAGTCAAACATAATGATATTTACCTTAAAGAAACTCAATTACCAGAAGTAGCACGTAATGACAAATCTGACGCAAATGAAAGTACTGAAGACGAAAAAGAATCCGATGTCGTTGATGAAC cAATTAAAATTACACGTCGTGATGGAAAAATTAAAAGCTGGACACGAAAGTACTATCAAAAAATCAATGATAGATTGATAATGTGCTTAATTTGCCAAAAATTTTTGAGAATGAATATACATCGACATATTAAACAAAGACACCCTGCCATTTATCTCAAAGAAAATCCGACGACTGTGGAATCTACTGCAGTATCAAAGCAGGACGAAGATATGATAAGGAATCTTTGTGAAAAAACCTCTGCGGGAACAA GGATGAGTAAGTCCTGCATTTGGAACTTTTTTGAAACTGTCGAACATGATCGGCTGTATAAGTGctgtttttgtacaaaaacaatCGTCATACTTCCAAAAAAAATGCACAATTTAAAGAGACACATTTCGACATGCCACGAGAAGGAGTACCAGTTGATATTGAAGTACTCTAACGGAGATAGAGATGTTGAACCGTCGATTTCAGATGACAGGGAAACAGCTAGTATCAACCAAG ttCCAGCCGTAACGAGCGTCGAAATAGCATTCTTGAGTATTGATGGCACTGGCGGAAGATATAAATGTTCGTGTTGTGAAGAGATCATCGAGAGTACAGCGGAAGAAGCGGAGGCTGTGCTCATACAGCATGTTCAGATTTGCCAGTTGAAACCGCAAGATGACACTGATGCGGCTGTTCTTGAAAGCGTGGATGCTCCTGATTTATTGGACTAA